In Phormidium ambiguum IAM M-71, one genomic interval encodes:
- a CDS encoding D-alanyl-D-alanine carboxypeptidase: MLESQRLTAILAVTLLTAAAGCSTNISPPAVSDAATPQVNQAKDTSTEPTISAPQITLAAVNPTPTEQLKINQYLNGLAAKGFTKKNQGVWVQSSDRLLANHQGTIPLPAASITKVATSLVALSTFTPNHRFVTTISTTGPIQKGILEGDLIIEGNQDPFFIWEEAFALGNFLNQLGIKRVKGNLVISGKFYMNYEYDPLKSGNLLKVGMNSQLWTPQALTQYRTLPPGTPRPQVIIDGAVKVVPTVPSNAKPLVRHYSPTLADLVKKMNRYSNNKMAEMIADSVGGAKQVAQKAATIAGVPQPEIQLVNGSGLSELNKISPRAAVALFIAIDRYLKASNMSIADVLAVVGQDKGILDERKIPQMSVVKSGSLNNVSALAGALPTKDRGIVWFAIMNGGNNLTGFRTEQELLLNKLVKQWGVVDSLPSELTPTQKPEDQMSRNEVVKE, encoded by the coding sequence TTGACTGCTATCCTAGCTGTAACATTGCTGACTGCGGCTGCTGGCTGTTCCACAAATATTTCTCCGCCTGCTGTATCTGATGCTGCTACGCCACAAGTCAACCAGGCAAAAGATACAAGCACAGAACCCACAATTTCAGCACCCCAAATAACTCTAGCTGCTGTTAATCCTACCCCTACAGAACAACTGAAAATAAATCAATATCTCAATGGTTTAGCAGCTAAAGGTTTTACTAAAAAAAACCAAGGAGTCTGGGTGCAATCAAGCGATCGTTTATTAGCGAATCACCAAGGTACAATACCTTTACCTGCGGCTTCAATTACTAAAGTAGCGACAAGTTTAGTCGCCCTTTCTACTTTTACTCCAAATCATCGATTTGTTACTACAATCAGTACAACAGGCCCGATTCAGAAAGGTATTTTAGAAGGTGATTTAATAATTGAAGGAAACCAAGACCCTTTCTTTATCTGGGAAGAAGCTTTTGCTTTAGGTAATTTTCTAAATCAATTAGGTATCAAACGAGTTAAGGGAAATTTGGTCATCAGTGGCAAGTTTTACATGAATTATGAATACGATCCTTTAAAGTCAGGAAATCTCTTAAAAGTAGGGATGAATTCCCAACTTTGGACACCACAAGCATTAACTCAGTATCGCACCTTGCCTCCTGGTACTCCTCGACCACAAGTAATAATTGATGGTGCGGTAAAAGTAGTTCCCACCGTGCCAAGTAATGCTAAACCTTTAGTACGTCATTATTCTCCTACTCTTGCTGATTTAGTGAAAAAAATGAATCGGTATAGTAATAATAAAATGGCAGAAATGATTGCTGATTCCGTTGGTGGTGCTAAACAGGTTGCTCAAAAAGCTGCTACTATCGCCGGAGTTCCACAACCAGAAATTCAACTGGTTAATGGTTCTGGTTTGAGTGAATTAAATAAAATTTCTCCCCGTGCAGCAGTAGCTTTGTTTATAGCAATTGACCGTTATTTAAAAGCATCAAATATGAGTATTGCAGATGTACTTGCTGTAGTGGGACAGGATAAAGGTATTTTGGATGAACGCAAAATTCCCCAAATGTCGGTGGTGAAGTCAGGTAGTTTAAATAATGTTAGTGCTTTGGCAGGTGCTTTACCAACAAAAGATCGGGGAATTGTATGGTTTGCGATTATGAATGGGGGAAATAATTTAACAGGTTTTCGTACTGAACAAGAGTTACTTTTAAATAAGTTAGTTAAGCAATGGGGAGTAGTTGATTCTTTACCTTCTGAGTTAACACCAACTCAAAAACCGGAAGATCAAATGTCTCGAAATGAAGTAGTTAAGGAGTGA